TCATTCAGGCCTTCATGCATCAGCCCGACGTACTTATTCTGGATGAACCGACCAGCGGCTTGGATCCACTAATGCAGGAACAATTTTTTGAAATGGTTAATGAAGCGAAATCTCGTGGCGCGGCCATTTTTGTCAGCAGTCACAACTTCGCGGAGGTACAGAGAATGTGCGACCGCGTGGGTTTTTTGCACGCTGGCGAGCTAGTGGTAGAAAAGACTCTAGAAGACCTGGCCACTAAGGCTGCTCATACTCTTAAGCTTACGTTTGCCGATACGGCACCAGTGGCTGAGCTCAAGCGTCTGCCTCGCGTCAAGGTAACCTCGCATGATGCGCATCACTTGAGCGTTTCGCTGGAGGGTGAACTTACACCTTTGTTCAAGGTTCTAGCCCGCCACCACGTCACCCGCTTAGAACAGCAAGAGGTCAACCTAGAGGAAGAATTCCTGCACCTCTATCAGAAAGGCGGACAATAATGGGTGTTGCCG
This window of the Candidatus Saccharimonadales bacterium genome carries:
- a CDS encoding ABC transporter ATP-binding protein, with amino-acid sequence MDAEATAIKINNLSKRYASSEHLALNKLSLAVKPGEVYGFLGANGAGKSTTIRTLLNFIQPTSGSATICGLDIVKDSVAVKKHVGYLAGEVALYPKMTGRQFLNYMSDLQPASNANNLNKLVKRLTANLSRPIHELSKGNRQKLGLIQAFMHQPDVLILDEPTSGLDPLMQEQFFEMVNEAKSRGAAIFVSSHNFAEVQRMCDRVGFLHAGELVVEKTLEDLATKAAHTLKLTFADTAPVAELKRLPRVKVTSHDAHHLSVSLEGELTPLFKVLARHHVTRLEQQEVNLEEEFLHLYQKGGQ